A window of Infirmifilum lucidum contains these coding sequences:
- a CDS encoding MarC family protein, which produces MRDYWDAFIMLFIVLDSVGNIPIFYTLTSNMGEEERKKVFAKSVLVASLLLLFFTLFGYSFFAYYNVTFTDFKIAGGILLLLLALEGLIGKVEAETLRNEDVAVVPMATPLLAGPGSIYVVMYLHEVYGLLPTLVSIALNTLIAYAILSGSDVIVSKVGKNTVIVLARIFSLLLAVLAVSMIRSGFEEALRVVLGRG; this is translated from the coding sequence GTGCGCGACTACTGGGATGCTTTTATAATGTTGTTCATAGTCCTCGACTCGGTAGGCAACATACCGATATTCTACACTCTGACGAGTAACATGGGCGAGGAGGAGAGGAAGAAGGTTTTCGCGAAATCCGTGCTCGTTGCTTCGCTGCTCCTCCTCTTCTTCACGCTCTTCGGCTACTCTTTCTTCGCCTACTACAACGTCACCTTCACGGACTTCAAGATCGCCGGCGGCATCCTACTCCTGCTCCTGGCGCTTGAAGGATTGATCGGGAAAGTAGAGGCAGAGACTCTTAGGAACGAAGACGTAGCGGTTGTGCCTATGGCCACGCCTCTCCTGGCAGGGCCCGGCAGTATATACGTCGTGATGTACCTGCACGAGGTCTACGGGCTGTTGCCGACACTCGTATCCATAGCCCTCAACACTCTCATAGCCTACGCGATACTCTCCGGGAGCGACGTAATAGTGAGTAAGGTCGGGAAGAACACGGTAATAGTCCTCGCGAGGATATTCTCGCTACTCCTGGCAGTCCTCGCCGTCTCCATGATAAGGTCGGGATTCGAGGAGGCCCTGCGCGTAGTCCTCGGGAGGGGCTAG